Within Methanomassiliicoccales archaeon, the genomic segment AGGTCGATGACCGGATAAGGCGTTTCGGGATCAATCTCCGCGGTGTTCGCTCCCTCCATGCCCAGCAGGGTGCGGGCGATCTCGATGGTGGCAATCTGGAATCCCAAACACACTCCTAGGTAGGGGATCTTGCTTTCCCGGGCGAATCTCGCCGTCATTATCTTGCCCTCGATGCCCCTACTTCCGAAACCTCCGGGAATGAGAATGCCATCCGCCTTCGCCAGCTCCGGGGTGATGCCCTTCTCCTGGACTATCTCCGAATCAACGAACACCATCTCCACCTTGGCGTCCAGCTCCGCGCCGGCATGGTGGAACGCCTCGTGATGCGAGATGTACGAATCGCCAAGGTGTGTGTATTTTCCGACGCAAGCTATCTTCACGGTGCGGGTCGGGTTGATGATGCGGCCGGTGAAGTCCTTCCACCAGGTGAGGTCCTGCTCTCCTCCCTCCAGCTTGAGGCGCTTGATGATGTAGTCCGTCAAGCCCTGCTCCTCGAGGATGAGAGGCACTTCATATATCGAACGCGCGTCCGGCGCAGATATCACTGCCTCCAGCGGGACGTCGCAGAACAATGAGATCTTGCGCTTGATGCCATATTCCAGCGCCTCGGTCGCCCGGGCCACGATCACATCCGGTTGGATGCCTATCGCTCTAAGCTCCTTCACCGAATGTTGGGTCGGTTTGGTCTTTTGCTCTCCAACCGTTCCCAGGATCGGCACCAGGGTGGTGTGCACGAACATGCAATGCTCGCCTCGCCCCAGTTCCGTGTTCATTTGACGGACCGCTTCCAGGAACGGCATGGCCTCGATGTCGCCGACCGTTCCTCCCAGCTCGACGATGCAGACATCCGCCCCAGTGGCCTCCGCCACGGTGCGTATCATGCATTTGATCTCGTTGGTTATATGGGGCACGATCTGCACGGTCTTCCCCAGGTACTCGCCCGTGCGCTCCTTCTCGATGACCGAACGATACACTTTCCCGGTGGTGATGTTGTGATCGCTAGTGAGATTGATGTCCAGGAAGCGCTCGTAGTTGCCAAGGTCCAGGTCCACCTCGCCTCCGTCGTCTAGTACGAACACCTCGCCGTGCTCGAAAGGGTTCATCGTGCCCGCGTCAATGTTCAGGTAAGGATCGATCTTGAGGGCGGTGACCTTCAGACCTCGAGACTTGAGAAGACGGCCGACGGACGAGGACGTGATCCCTTTGCCCAATCCAGAAATGACGCCCCCCGTGACAAAAATGTACTTCATCGGGTTCACGGGAATGGGGGATTCCCTTGAGCCTATTTATAGGTCGCGGAGCAAGAAAACCCACGGTTTGAACCGTGGGATTAATTGCAGTAAATTATTTCAATAACGGAACGGTCATGATGGAAATGAGATGTTCCGCACCATCAAAATACGTTTGGAGCGCACCGCCGACCTGGTGCAAACGGTCAGCGTGTTCAACCAGGCGTGCCAGCGTGTCCTTGTTTGGGGCCAACAGAACCATGAATACAACAAGACCAGGCTCCATCGCGCAACATATCGTGGTGTCAGAACAGACTTCCCCACACTGCCATCGGCTCTGGTCCAAACGGCCAGGGATCAGGCCAGTGAGATGATGCGTCGGGATAGGTTCAAACATCGCATCTTCAAGAAGCCGTTCAGCGCGATACGCTACGACAAGCGGACACTGAGCATCTTCTTAGAATCTGGATACTGTTCCATCAGCACTGTGTTCGGCAGGATGAGATACGACTTCGTTCTGCCAGAATACTATCGGCAATATCAGATCTGGAAGGTGCAGAGCGCTCAACTAATCGTTGGAAGGAACGCTTGCTTCCTGAACGTCCATGTCGAAGGCGAGGCCCCGCCGTTCAACGGCGGCGACAGGAGGTTAGGCATCGACCTAGGCATCAACAACGTCGCGGTCTGTTCGGATAACACCTTTTTCAACTCGAAGCACTGGAAGAACGTCAAAGGCAAGTACCAGCATCTCAAGGCTGAACTACAGTCCAAAGGCACTCGCTCCGCTAAACGCAAGCTGAAAAAGACAAGCGGACGAGAGAGACGGTTCGTCAGGGACTTGAACCATTGTGTAGCCAAGGAGATGGTGAGCAAGCCGTATGACGTTTTGGTGTTCGAGGATCTGACCGCTATTCGCGACATCAAGAAGAACAAGAAGTTCAACCGCAAGCTCGGCAACTGGTCGTTCGCCCAGTTGCTTAGGTTCGTGGAGTACAAAGCGGAGGCATTGGGAAAGAAGGTTATGGTGATCAATCCATACCATACCTCCCAGAGCT encodes:
- the pyrG gene encoding CTP synthase (glutamine hydrolyzing), which encodes MKYIFVTGGVISGLGKGITSSSVGRLLKSRGLKVTALKIDPYLNIDAGTMNPFEHGEVFVLDDGGEVDLDLGNYERFLDINLTSDHNITTGKVYRSVIEKERTGEYLGKTVQIVPHITNEIKCMIRTVAEATGADVCIVELGGTVGDIEAMPFLEAVRQMNTELGRGEHCMFVHTTLVPILGTVGEQKTKPTQHSVKELRAIGIQPDVIVARATEALEYGIKRKISLFCDVPLEAVISAPDARSIYEVPLILEEQGLTDYIIKRLKLEGGEQDLTWWKDFTGRIINPTRTVKIACVGKYTHLGDSYISHHEAFHHAGAELDAKVEMVFVDSEIVQEKGITPELAKADGILIPGGFGSRGIEGKIMTARFARESKIPYLGVCLGFQIATIEIARTLLGMEGANTAEIDPETPYPVIDLLPEQRDVKRKGATMRLGAQPVVVAEEGKAFELYGKTLIMERHRHRYEVNPKYIEKLESSGWKFTGRSPDGVKMEIAEMADHPYFVASQFHPEFKSRPGKPSPLHFGLVQAAVRRRYGS
- a CDS encoding transposase, which encodes MFRTIKIRLERTADLVQTVSVFNQACQRVLVWGQQNHEYNKTRLHRATYRGVRTDFPTLPSALVQTARDQASEMMRRDRFKHRIFKKPFSAIRYDKRTLSIFLESGYCSISTVFGRMRYDFVLPEYYRQYQIWKVQSAQLIVGRNACFLNVHVEGEAPPFNGGDRRLGIDLGINNVAVCSDNTFFNSKHWKNVKGKYQHLKAELQSKGTRSAKRKLKKTSGRERRFVRDLNHCVAKEMVSKPYDVLVFEDLTAIRDIKKNKKFNRKLGNWSFAQLLRFVEYKAEALGKKVMVINPYHTSQSCSKCGRVSRSNRKKRQFKCVECGFSIDADLNASRNIATFSRRVGGRSPVSRPNVAGVEVEGRKAVEAEPSYKPTDSFVGC